Proteins found in one Aquibium microcysteis genomic segment:
- the rplE gene encoding 50S ribosomal protein L5: MSNTAYEPRLKAVYRDTIRKALQEQFKYENEMQIPRLDKIVINMGVGEATADSKKPSVAAADLAMIAGQKPVVTRARTSIAGFKVRENMPIGAKVTLRKERMYEFLDRLITIALPRVRDFRGLNPKSFDGRGNFAMGVKEHIVFPEINYDKVDQIWGMDIIVCTTARTDDEARALLKAFNFPFRQ; the protein is encoded by the coding sequence ATGTCTAATACAGCCTACGAGCCGCGCCTGAAGGCCGTCTACCGCGACACCATCCGCAAGGCGCTGCAGGAGCAGTTCAAGTACGAGAACGAGATGCAGATCCCGCGTCTCGACAAGATCGTCATCAACATGGGCGTGGGCGAGGCGACGGCGGATTCGAAGAAGCCGTCCGTGGCGGCGGCCGATCTCGCCATGATCGCCGGCCAGAAGCCGGTGGTTACGCGTGCCCGCACGTCGATCGCCGGCTTCAAGGTTCGCGAGAACATGCCGATCGGCGCGAAGGTGACGCTTCGCAAGGAGCGCATGTACGAGTTCCTGGATCGCCTGATCACGATCGCGCTGCCGCGCGTTCGCGACTTCCGCGGTCTCAATCCGAAGAGCTTCGACGGCCGCGGCAATTTCGCCATGGGCGTCAAGGAGCACATCGTGTTCCCGGAGATCAACTACGACAAGGTCGATCAGATCTGGGGCATGGACATCATCGTTTGTACGACTGCCAGGACGGATGACGAGGCCCGGGCGCTGCTCAAGGCCTTCAACTTCCCCTTCCGGCAGTAA
- the rplX gene encoding 50S ribosomal protein L24, whose amino-acid sequence MQKIRKGDKVVVLAGKDKGRTGEVLRMMPSEDKAIVRGINIIRRHQRQTQTTEGGIISKEAPIHVSNIAIADPKDGKPTRIGFEVKDGKKVRVAKRSGASIDV is encoded by the coding sequence ATGCAGAAGATTCGCAAGGGCGACAAGGTCGTCGTGCTCGCCGGCAAGGACAAGGGCCGCACCGGCGAGGTCCTGCGCATGATGCCGTCCGAGGACAAGGCGATCGTGCGCGGCATCAACATCATCCGTCGCCACCAGAGGCAGACCCAGACCACGGAAGGCGGCATCATTTCCAAGGAAGCGCCCATCCACGTCTCCAACATCGCGATCGCCGATCCCAAGGACGGCAAGCCGACCCGCATCGGCTTCGAGGTGAAGGACGGCAAGAAGGTGCGCGTTGCCAAGCGTTCGGGAGCCTCGATCGATGTCTAA
- the rplN gene encoding 50S ribosomal protein L14, whose translation MIQMQTNLDVADNSGARRVMCIKVLGGSKRKYASVGDIIVVSIKEAIPRGKVKKGDVMKAVVVRTAKDIRRADGSVIRFDKNAAVLVDNKKEPVGTRIFGPVPRELRAKNHMKIISLAPEVL comes from the coding sequence ATGATTCAGATGCAGACTAACCTCGACGTTGCCGACAATTCCGGCGCACGTCGTGTCATGTGCATCAAGGTGCTCGGCGGTTCCAAGCGCAAGTACGCTTCGGTCGGCGACATCATCGTCGTGTCGATCAAGGAAGCCATTCCGCGGGGCAAGGTCAAGAAGGGCGACGTGATGAAGGCGGTGGTGGTTCGCACCGCCAAGGACATCCGCCGCGCCGACGGCAGCGTGATCCGGTTCGACAAGAATGCCGCGGTCCTCGTCGACAACAAGAAGGAGCCGGTCGGCACCCGTATCTTCGGACCGGTTCCGCGCGAGCTGCGCGCCAAGAACCACATGAAGATCATCTCGCTCGCGCCGGAAGTGCTGTAA
- the rpsQ gene encoding 30S ribosomal protein S17, whose product MPKRILQGTVVSDKNDKTVVVKVERRFTHPVMKKTVRMSKKYKAHDETNAHKVGDQVFIQESKPISKDKCWVVLTEAQAEAQA is encoded by the coding sequence ATGCCAAAGCGCATCCTGCAGGGCACCGTCGTCAGCGACAAGAACGACAAGACGGTCGTCGTCAAGGTCGAACGCCGCTTCACGCATCCCGTGATGAAGAAGACCGTTCGCATGTCGAAGAAGTACAAGGCGCACGACGAGACCAACGCCCACAAGGTCGGCGACCAGGTGTTCATCCAGGAATCGAAGCCGATTTCGAAGGACAAGTGCTGGGTCGTCCTGACCGAGGCGCAGGCCGAAGCGCAGGCATAA
- the rpmC gene encoding 50S ribosomal protein L29, with protein MKASDVRAKSPDQLNDELASLKKEQFNLRFQKATGQLEKTARVKEVRRDIARIKTIAAEKSAGKKA; from the coding sequence ATGAAAGCCTCCGACGTCCGGGCCAAGTCGCCCGACCAGCTCAACGACGAACTCGCCAGCCTGAAGAAGGAGCAGTTCAACCTGCGCTTCCAGAAGGCCACCGGCCAGCTCGAGAAGACAGCGCGCGTGAAGGAAGTCCGCCGGGACATCGCGCGCATCAAGACCATCGCCGCCGAGAAGTCGGCCGGCAAGAAGGCTTAA
- the rplP gene encoding 50S ribosomal protein L16, which produces MLQPKRTKFRKQFKGRIHGAAKGGTNLDFGAFGLKALEPERVTARQIEAARRAITREMKRQGRVWIRVFPDVPVTSKPTEVRMGKGKGSVDYWACRVKPGRVMFEIDGVSEVIAREALRLGAAKLPVRTRFVQRIAE; this is translated from the coding sequence ATGCTGCAGCCAAAGCGCACGAAGTTCCGCAAGCAGTTCAAGGGCCGTATCCATGGCGCTGCGAAGGGCGGGACGAACCTGGATTTCGGCGCTTTCGGATTGAAGGCGCTGGAGCCCGAGCGCGTCACCGCGCGCCAGATCGAGGCGGCCCGCCGCGCGATCACGCGTGAGATGAAGCGCCAGGGCCGCGTCTGGATCCGCGTGTTCCCGGACGTTCCGGTGACCTCGAAGCCGACCGAAGTCCGCATGGGCAAGGGCAAGGGTTCGGTGGATTACTGGGCCTGCCGGGTGAAGCCGGGTCGCGTGATGTTCGAGATCGACGGGGTCTCCGAGGTCATCGCACGCGAGGCGCTGCGCCTCGGCGCCGCCAAGCTGCCGGTCAGGACGCGCTTCGTACAGCGCATTGCGGAATAG
- the rpsC gene encoding 30S ribosomal protein S3 yields the protein MGQKVNPIGLRLGINRTWDSRWYANTGEYGKLLHEDIKIRKYLMNELKQAAISKVVIERPHKKCRVTIHAARPGLIIGKKGADIEKLRKKLMEMTKSETHLNIVEVRKPEIDATLIAQSISQQLERRIAFRRAMKRAVQSAMRLGAEGIRINCSGRLGGAEIARMEWYREGRVPLHTLRADVDYGTSEANTAYGICGVKVWVFKGEILEHDPMASERRATEGEASSGGGGRRREREHA from the coding sequence ATGGGCCAGAAAGTCAACCCGATCGGCCTGCGCCTCGGGATCAACCGGACCTGGGACTCGCGCTGGTACGCCAACACCGGCGAGTACGGCAAGCTGCTCCACGAGGACATCAAGATCCGCAAGTATCTGATGAACGAGCTGAAGCAGGCGGCGATCTCGAAGGTCGTGATCGAGCGTCCGCACAAGAAGTGCCGCGTGACGATCCATGCCGCGCGTCCGGGCCTGATCATCGGCAAGAAGGGCGCCGACATCGAGAAGCTTCGCAAGAAGCTGATGGAGATGACGAAGTCCGAGACGCATCTGAACATCGTCGAGGTGCGCAAGCCCGAGATCGACGCCACGCTGATCGCGCAGTCGATCTCGCAGCAGCTCGAGCGCCGCATCGCCTTCCGCCGCGCCATGAAGCGCGCGGTGCAGTCGGCCATGCGTCTCGGCGCAGAAGGCATCCGCATCAACTGCTCGGGCCGCCTCGGCGGCGCGGAGATCGCGCGCATGGAGTGGTACCGCGAGGGTCGCGTTCCGCTGCACACGCTGCGCGCCGACGTCGACTACGGCACGTCCGAGGCGAACACCGCCTACGGCATCTGCGGCGTCAAGGTGTGGGTGTTCAAGGGCGAGATCCTCGAGCACGACCCGATGGCGTCGGAGCGGCGCGCGACCGAGGGCGAAGCGTCTTCGGGTGGCGGCGGTCGCCGTCGCGAGCGCGAGCACGCCTGA
- the rplV gene encoding 50S ribosomal protein L22 yields MGKAKAPRRLADNEARAVLRTIRVSPQKLNLVAALIRGKKVATALAELEFSRKRIAETVRKTLESAIANAENNHDLDVDSLVVAEAYVGKSIVMKRFHARGRGRASRIEKPFSHLTIVVREVEEQVEAA; encoded by the coding sequence ATGGGCAAGGCCAAAGCTCCGCGCAGGCTTGCTGACAACGAAGCGCGCGCCGTGCTGCGCACGATCCGCGTCAGCCCGCAGAAGCTCAATCTCGTCGCCGCGCTCATCCGCGGCAAGAAGGTGGCGACCGCGCTCGCCGAACTGGAGTTCTCGCGCAAGCGCATCGCCGAGACCGTGCGCAAGACGCTCGAGTCGGCCATCGCCAACGCCGAGAACAACCATGACCTCGACGTCGATTCGCTGGTCGTCGCCGAGGCCTATGTCGGCAAGTCGATCGTCATGAAGCGCTTCCACGCCCGTGGCCGCGGCCGCGCCAGCCGTATCGAGAAGCCGTTCTCGCACCTGACCATCGTCGTGCGCGAAGTCGAAGAGCAAGTGGAGGCTGCCTGA
- the rpsS gene encoding 30S ribosomal protein S19 has translation MTRSVWKGPFIDGYLLKKAEKVRDSGRNEVIKMWSRRSTILPQFVGLTFGVYNGQKHIPVNVSEDMVGHKFGEFSPTRTYYGHGADKKSKRK, from the coding sequence GTGACCCGTTCAGTCTGGAAAGGCCCGTTCATCGACGGCTATCTGCTGAAGAAGGCAGAGAAGGTCCGTGACAGCGGCCGCAACGAGGTGATCAAGATGTGGAGCCGCCGCTCCACCATCCTGCCGCAGTTCGTCGGCCTCACCTTCGGTGTCTACAACGGCCAGAAGCACATCCCCGTCAACGTGTCGGAAGACATGGTCGGGCACAAGTTCGGCGAGTTCTCGCCGACCCGGACCTATTACGGGCACGGCGCCGACAAGAAGTCGAAGAGGAAGTAA
- the rplB gene encoding 50S ribosomal protein L2: MALKKYNPVTPSQRQLVIVDRSGLYKGKPVKGLTEGLTKSGGRNNYGRVTARFIGGGHKRTYRIIDFKRRKFDMVATVERLEYDPNRTAFIALIRYEDGELSYILAPQRLVAGDKVIAGESADVKPGNAMPLSAMPVGTIVHNVELKPGKGGQIARSAGAYVQLVGRDQGMAILRLNSGEQRIVHGSCMATVGAVSNPDHGNINDGKAGRSRWRGKRPHNRGVSMNPVDHPHGGGEGRTSGGRHPVSPWGKPTKGKRTRSNKATDKFIMRSRHARKS, from the coding sequence ATGGCACTCAAGAAGTACAATCCGGTGACGCCCAGCCAGCGCCAGCTGGTGATCGTCGACCGCTCCGGCCTCTACAAGGGCAAGCCGGTCAAGGGCCTCACCGAGGGCCTGACCAAGTCCGGCGGGCGCAACAATTACGGCCGCGTGACCGCCCGCTTCATCGGCGGCGGTCACAAGCGCACCTACCGCATCATCGACTTCAAGCGCCGCAAGTTCGACATGGTGGCGACGGTGGAGCGGCTGGAATACGACCCGAACCGCACCGCCTTCATCGCGCTGATCCGCTACGAGGACGGCGAGCTCTCCTACATCCTGGCGCCGCAGCGCCTGGTGGCGGGCGACAAGGTGATCGCCGGCGAGAGCGCGGACGTGAAGCCCGGCAACGCGATGCCGCTGTCGGCGATGCCGGTCGGCACGATCGTCCACAATGTCGAGCTGAAGCCGGGCAAGGGCGGCCAGATCGCCCGTTCGGCCGGTGCCTACGTCCAGCTGGTCGGCCGCGACCAGGGCATGGCGATCCTGCGCCTGAACTCGGGCGAGCAGCGCATCGTCCACGGCTCGTGCATGGCGACCGTCGGCGCGGTGTCGAACCCCGACCACGGCAACATCAACGACGGCAAGGCGGGCCGCAGCCGCTGGCGCGGCAAGCGCCCGCACAACCGCGGCGTGTCGATGAACCCGGTCGACCATCCGCACGGCGGCGGCGAGGGCCGCACCTCCGGCGGTCGTCATCCTGTCTCCCCGTGGGGCAAGCCGACGAAGGGCAAGCGGACGCGGTCCAACAAGGCGACCGACAAGTTCATCATGCGCTCGCGCCACGCGCGCAAGAGCTAA
- a CDS encoding 50S ribosomal protein L23, producing MTDLRHYDVIVSPAITEKSTMASEFNQVVFNVARKATKPEIKAAVEALFGVKVRAVNTQVRKGKVKRFRGTVGRLSDVKKAVVTLAEGHSIDVATGL from the coding sequence ATGACTGACCTTCGCCACTACGACGTGATCGTCAGCCCGGCGATCACCGAAAAGTCCACGATGGCCTCCGAGTTCAACCAGGTGGTCTTCAACGTCGCCCGCAAGGCGACGAAGCCGGAGATCAAGGCCGCGGTCGAGGCGCTGTTCGGGGTCAAGGTGCGCGCCGTCAACACCCAGGTCCGCAAGGGCAAGGTGAAGCGCTTCCGCGGCACCGTCGGTCGTCTGAGCGACGTCAAGAAGGCGGTCGTGACGCTGGCCGAAGGCCACTCCATCGACGTCGCAACCGGTCTCTGA
- the rplD gene encoding 50S ribosomal protein L4 translates to MDIKITTLSGGDAGQVSLSDEIFGLDPREDILQRVVRWQLAKKHQGTHKAKGRSEIARTGAKMYKQKGTGRARHHSARAPQFRGGGKAHGPVVRSHEHDLPKKVRALGLKHALSAKAKSSSLIVVDELALSEAKTKALMQSLSSLGLSNALMIGGAEVDAGFKRAAANIPNIDVLPIQGINVYDILRRGTLVLSKAAVEALEERFK, encoded by the coding sequence ATGGACATCAAGATTACGACGCTGAGCGGCGGTGACGCCGGGCAGGTTTCGCTCTCCGACGAGATCTTCGGTCTCGACCCGCGTGAGGACATCCTGCAGCGCGTGGTGCGCTGGCAGCTCGCCAAGAAGCACCAGGGCACGCACAAGGCCAAGGGGCGTTCCGAAATCGCTCGCACCGGCGCCAAGATGTACAAGCAGAAGGGAACGGGCCGCGCCCGCCACCATTCCGCCCGCGCACCGCAGTTCCGCGGCGGCGGCAAGGCTCACGGCCCGGTCGTGCGCAGCCACGAGCATGATCTTCCCAAGAAGGTCCGCGCCCTCGGCCTCAAGCACGCGCTGTCGGCGAAGGCGAAGTCGTCGAGCCTGATCGTCGTCGACGAGCTGGCGCTGAGCGAGGCCAAGACGAAGGCGCTGATGCAGAGCCTGTCGTCGCTCGGCCTGTCGAACGCGCTGATGATCGGCGGTGCCGAAGTCGACGCCGGCTTCAAGCGCGCCGCGGCCAACATCCCGAACATCGACGTGCTGCCGATCCAGGGCATCAACGTCTACGACATTCTGCGCCGCGGCACGCTCGTCCTCTCGAAGGCGGCGGTCGAGGCACTCGAGGAGCGCTTCAAATGA
- the rplC gene encoding 50S ribosomal protein L3 produces the protein MRSGVIAQKIGMTRIYNDAGEHVPVTVLRMESCQVVAQRTQEKNGYTAVQLGVGLAKVKNTSKSMRGHFATASVEPKSKVAEFRVSPEYMLEVGSEITVDHFVAGQKVDVTGTTIGKGFQGVIKRHNFGGGRATHGNSVSHRTHGSTGQRQDPGKVFKGKKMAGHMGDTRVTTQNVEIVSTDADRGLILIRGAVPGSKGAWILVRDAVKASLPDNAPKPAALRAKNEAPAVEGAA, from the coding sequence ATGCGTTCAGGTGTTATCGCACAGAAAATCGGGATGACGCGCATCTACAACGACGCGGGCGAACACGTGCCCGTCACGGTCCTCCGGATGGAGAGCTGCCAGGTCGTTGCACAGCGCACCCAGGAGAAGAACGGCTACACCGCCGTGCAGCTCGGCGTCGGGCTGGCCAAGGTGAAGAACACGTCGAAGTCGATGCGCGGCCATTTCGCCACCGCATCGGTCGAGCCGAAGTCGAAGGTCGCCGAGTTCCGCGTCTCCCCCGAGTACATGCTCGAGGTCGGCTCGGAGATCACCGTCGACCACTTCGTCGCGGGTCAGAAGGTCGACGTGACGGGAACCACCATCGGCAAGGGCTTCCAGGGCGTCATCAAGCGTCACAATTTCGGTGGCGGCCGCGCGACGCACGGCAACTCGGTGTCGCACCGCACGCACGGTTCGACCGGCCAGCGCCAGGACCCGGGCAAGGTGTTCAAGGGCAAGAAGATGGCCGGCCACATGGGCGACACCCGCGTCACCACGCAGAACGTCGAGATCGTCTCGACCGACGCGGATCGCGGCCTGATCCTCATCCGCGGCGCCGTTCCCGGTTCCAAGGGTGCCTGGATCCTCGTTCGCGACGCGGTCAAGGCCTCTCTGCCCGACAATGCGCCGAAGCCGGCTGCGCTGCGGGCCAAGAATGAAGCTCCGGCCGTCGAAGGAGCCGCGTGA
- the rpsJ gene encoding 30S ribosomal protein S10 has product MNGQNIRIRLKAFDHRVLDASTREIVSTAKRTGASVRGPVPLPTRIEKFTVNRSPHIDKKSREQFEMRTHKRLLDIVDPTPQTVDALMKLDLAAGVDVEIKL; this is encoded by the coding sequence ATGAACGGTCAGAACATCCGCATTCGCCTGAAAGCGTTCGACCATCGCGTTCTCGACGCTTCCACGCGCGAGATCGTCTCGACGGCCAAGCGTACCGGTGCCAGCGTCCGCGGCCCGGTGCCGCTGCCGACGCGGATCGAAAAATTCACGGTCAACCGCTCGCCGCACATCGACAAGAAGAGCCGCGAGCAGTTCGAGATGCGTACCCACAAGCGGCTCCTCGACATCGTCGATCCGACGCCGCAGACGGTGGACGCTCTCATGAAGCTCGACCTCGCCGCCGGCGTCGACGTCGAGATCAAGCTCTAA
- the tuf gene encoding elongation factor Tu, translating to MAKGKFERTKPHVNIGTIGHVDHGKTSLTAAITKYFGEFKAYDQIDAAPEEKARGITISTAHVEYETAARHYAHVDCPGHADYVKNMITGAAQMDGAILVVSAADGPMPQTREHILLARQVGVPSIVVFLNKVDLVDDPELLELVELEVRELLSMYEFPGDEIPIVPGSAVCALEDKQKEIGEDAVRKLMEAVDAYIPTPERPVDQPFLMPIEDVFSISGRGTVVTGRVERGIVKVGETVEIVGIRPTTSTTVTGVEMFRKLLDQGQAGDNIGALLRGVDREGVERGQVLCKPGSVKPHTKFKAEVYILTKDEGGRHTPFFTNYRPQFYFRTTDVTGVVTLPEGTEMVMPGDNLAVDVTLIVPIAMEEKLRFAIREGGRTVGSGIVATIVE from the coding sequence ATGGCAAAAGGTAAATTCGAGCGCACCAAGCCTCATGTGAACATCGGCACGATCGGTCACGTCGACCATGGCAAGACGTCCCTGACGGCTGCGATCACGAAGTACTTCGGCGAGTTCAAGGCGTACGACCAGATCGACGCCGCTCCGGAGGAGAAGGCGCGCGGCATCACGATCTCGACGGCGCACGTGGAATACGAGACGGCGGCGCGTCACTACGCCCACGTCGACTGCCCGGGCCACGCCGACTACGTGAAGAACATGATCACCGGTGCCGCACAGATGGACGGCGCGATCCTGGTGGTTTCGGCCGCCGACGGCCCGATGCCGCAGACGCGCGAGCACATCCTGCTCGCCCGCCAGGTCGGCGTTCCGTCGATCGTGGTGTTCCTCAACAAGGTCGACCTGGTCGACGATCCGGAGCTTCTGGAGCTGGTCGAGCTCGAGGTTCGCGAGCTCCTGTCGATGTACGAATTCCCGGGCGACGAGATCCCGATCGTTCCGGGCTCGGCCGTGTGCGCGCTCGAGGACAAGCAGAAGGAGATCGGCGAGGACGCGGTGCGCAAGCTGATGGAGGCGGTCGACGCCTACATCCCGACGCCCGAGCGCCCGGTCGACCAGCCCTTCCTGATGCCGATCGAGGACGTGTTCTCGATCTCTGGCCGCGGCACGGTGGTGACGGGCCGCGTCGAGCGCGGCATCGTGAAGGTCGGCGAGACGGTCGAGATCGTGGGCATCCGCCCGACGACGTCGACGACGGTGACGGGCGTGGAGATGTTCCGCAAGCTGCTCGACCAGGGCCAGGCGGGCGACAACATCGGCGCGCTGCTGCGCGGCGTGGACCGCGAGGGCGTGGAGCGCGGCCAAGTGCTGTGCAAGCCGGGCTCGGTGAAGCCGCACACCAAGTTCAAGGCCGAGGTCTACATCCTGACCAAGGACGAGGGCGGCCGCCACACGCCGTTCTTCACCAACTACCGTCCGCAGTTCTACTTCCGCACGACCGACGTGACGGGCGTGGTGACGCTGCCGGAAGGCACGGAGATGGTGATGCCGGGCGACAACCTGGCCGTGGACGTGACGCTGATCGTGCCGATCGCCATGGAGGAGAAGCTGCGCTTCGCCATCCGTGAAGGCGGCCGCACCGTCGGCTCGGGCATCGTCGCCACCATCGTCGAGTAA
- the fusA gene encoding elongation factor G, which translates to MAREYKIEDYRNFGIMAHIDAGKTTTTERVLYYTGKSHKIGEVHDGAATMDWMEQEQERGITITSAATTTFWKGRDGTMRRFNIIDTPGHVDFTIEVERSLRVLDGAIALLDANAGVEPQTETVWRQADKYRVPRLIFCNKMDKIGADFYRSYEMIGSRLGAQAVVMQLPIGAENDFAGVIDLIEMKALVWKSENLGAEWDVLEIPADLKARAEEFREKLIEAAVEMDEGALERYLEGEMPGNDELRALIRKGTIAVKFFPMFCGSAFKNKGVQPLLDAVVDYLPAPNQVPDIKGVDPKTEAEITRKSSDDEPLSMLAFKIMNDPFVGSLTFCRIYSGKLSKGISLDNTVKGKKERIGRMLQMHSNSREDIEEAFAGDIVALAGLKDTTTGDTLCDPLKPVILERMEFPDPVIQIAIEPKTKGDQEKMGLALNRLAAEDPSFRVKTDEESGQTIIAGMGELHLDIIVDRMRREFKVEANVGAPQVAYRETITRPAEIDYTHKKQTGGTGQFARVKIIFEPNPEGEDFVFESKIIGGSVPKEYIPGVQKGIQSVMSSGPVAGFPMLGVKATLIDGAFHDVDSSVLAFEIASRAAFREGAQKAGAQLLEPIMKVEVVTPEDYVGSVIGDLNSRRGQIQGQEARGNATVINAMVPLANMFKYVDNLRSMSQGRAQYTMLFDHYEPVPNAVAQEIQKKYA; encoded by the coding sequence ATGGCCCGCGAGTACAAGATCGAAGACTACCGAAATTTCGGTATCATGGCGCATATCGACGCCGGCAAGACCACGACGACCGAGCGCGTCCTCTACTACACCGGCAAGTCCCACAAGATCGGCGAAGTCCACGACGGCGCCGCGACCATGGACTGGATGGAGCAGGAGCAGGAGCGCGGCATCACGATCACCTCGGCCGCGACCACGACTTTCTGGAAGGGTCGTGACGGCACGATGCGCCGCTTCAACATCATCGACACGCCGGGTCACGTCGACTTCACCATCGAGGTCGAGCGCTCGCTTCGTGTCCTCGACGGCGCCATCGCGCTGCTCGATGCCAATGCCGGCGTCGAGCCGCAGACCGAGACCGTCTGGCGTCAGGCCGACAAGTACCGCGTGCCGCGTCTCATCTTCTGCAACAAGATGGACAAGATCGGCGCCGACTTCTACCGCTCCTACGAGATGATCGGTTCGCGCCTCGGTGCGCAGGCCGTCGTCATGCAGCTGCCGATCGGTGCGGAGAACGATTTCGCCGGCGTCATCGACCTGATCGAGATGAAGGCGCTGGTCTGGAAGTCCGAGAATCTCGGCGCCGAGTGGGACGTGCTGGAAATCCCGGCCGACCTCAAGGCGCGTGCCGAGGAGTTCCGCGAGAAGCTCATCGAGGCTGCGGTCGAGATGGACGAGGGTGCTCTCGAGCGCTACCTCGAAGGCGAGATGCCTGGCAACGACGAACTGCGCGCGCTGATCCGCAAGGGCACGATCGCGGTCAAGTTCTTCCCGATGTTCTGCGGCTCGGCCTTCAAGAACAAGGGCGTGCAGCCGCTGCTCGACGCCGTCGTCGACTATCTGCCGGCGCCGAACCAGGTTCCGGACATCAAGGGCGTCGATCCGAAGACGGAAGCCGAGATCACCCGCAAGTCGTCCGACGACGAGCCGCTGTCGATGCTCGCGTTCAAGATCATGAACGATCCTTTCGTCGGTTCGCTCACCTTCTGCCGCATCTATTCGGGCAAGCTCTCCAAGGGCATCTCGCTCGACAACACGGTGAAGGGCAAGAAGGAGCGCATCGGCCGCATGCTGCAGATGCACTCCAACTCGCGCGAGGACATAGAGGAGGCGTTCGCAGGCGACATCGTCGCGCTGGCCGGTCTCAAGGACACGACCACCGGCGACACGCTCTGCGACCCGCTGAAGCCGGTCATCCTGGAGCGGATGGAGTTCCCCGATCCGGTCATCCAGATCGCGATCGAGCCCAAGACCAAGGGCGACCAGGAGAAGATGGGCCTCGCGCTCAACCGCCTGGCCGCTGAGGATCCGTCCTTCCGCGTCAAGACCGACGAGGAGTCCGGCCAGACGATCATCGCGGGCATGGGTGAACTGCACCTCGACATCATCGTCGACCGCATGCGTCGCGAGTTCAAGGTCGAGGCGAACGTGGGCGCGCCGCAGGTGGCCTATCGCGAGACGATCACGCGTCCTGCGGAAATCGACTACACCCACAAGAAGCAGACCGGCGGCACGGGCCAGTTCGCCCGCGTCAAGATCATCTTCGAGCCGAACCCCGAGGGCGAGGACTTCGTGTTCGAGTCCAAGATCATCGGCGGTTCGGTGCCGAAGGAGTACATTCCGGGCGTCCAGAAGGGCATCCAGAGCGTCATGTCCTCGGGTCCGGTCGCCGGCTTCCCGATGCTGGGCGTGAAGGCCACGCTGATCGACGGCGCGTTCCACGACGTCGACTCCTCGGTTCTCGCCTTCGAGATCGCCTCCCGCGCGGCTTTCCGCGAGGGTGCACAGAAGGCGGGCGCGCAGCTGCTCGAGCCGATCATGAAGGTCGAGGTCGTGACGCCGGAGGATTACGTGGGCTCGGTCATCGGCGACCTGAACTCCCGCCGCGGCCAGATCCAGGGCCAGGAAGCGCGCGGCAACGCCACCGTCATCAACGCGATGGTGCCGCTCGCCAACATGTTCAAGTACGTCGACAACCTGCGCTCGATGTCGCAGGGCCGCGCCCAGTACACGATGCTGTTCGATCACTACGAACCGGTGCCGAACGCCGTGGCGCAGGAAATCCAGAAGAAATACGCATAA
- the rpsG gene encoding 30S ribosomal protein S7 has product MSRRHSAEKREINPDPKFGDLIVTKFMNAVMYHGKKSVAETIVYGALDQVQAKTKQEPVTVFHQALDNVAPHVEVRSRRVGGATYQVPVDVRPERRQALAIRWLITAARGRNETTMIDRLSGELMDAANNRGTAVKKREDTHRMAEANRAFAHYRW; this is encoded by the coding sequence ATGTCCCGTCGTCACAGTGCAGAGAAGCGTGAGATCAACCCGGACCCGAAGTTCGGCGATCTGATCGTCACCAAGTTCATGAACGCCGTCATGTATCACGGCAAGAAGTCGGTCGCCGAGACGATCGTCTACGGCGCGCTGGACCAGGTCCAGGCCAAGACGAAGCAGGAGCCGGTCACGGTCTTCCATCAGGCGCTCGACAATGTCGCTCCGCACGTGGAAGTGCGTTCGCGCCGCGTCGGCGGCGCCACCTACCAGGTTCCGGTCGACGTGCGTCCGGAGCGCCGCCAGGCGCTGGCCATCCGCTGGCTGATCACGGCCGCCCGCGGCCGCAACGAGACCACCATGATCGACCGTCTGTCGGGCGAGCTCATGGATGCCGCCAACAACCGCGGCACCGCCGTCAAGAAGCGCGAAGACACGCACCGGATGGCGGAAGCCAACCGCGCCTTCGCTCACTACCGCTGGTAA